The Medicago truncatula cultivar Jemalong A17 chromosome 7, MtrunA17r5.0-ANR, whole genome shotgun sequence genome includes the window GGATATGCATCTTTGATTATGTCAGTCTAAAATGAGTATAATCCAAAGCATGTATTGTTAACAAATTCTTTTCTGCCCAAAGTCAGAAAAAATGCTGATTAAATTTGCCTCCGCCGCTCACGATGAATCTGGCACGACGATTGGGAGTTGGAAGATTGCAGACTACTACGACAATGCATGATGTTCCAGTTGACCGAGTGCTCTACTTTAGTTTGTTGACCGACTTCTGGTAATTTCGAtagaattatttatatttttttttataatatcatcaactattCATTATCTTACTCCATATATTTCTGtgataaatagataaaaatattattgacGAAACAATAGTTAATGTTATATTGACtttaaaaacaagaaataaCAATGAACAAAATTCATATAGAAAGGAATGGATGTACTATATTTGCGTAATTGAAGTTTCTATCTTCTAGATTGCTTCTTGAATTGTCCTGCATGATTTATACTAGATTTGCTGACTAATTGGGCTAATAAACAATTAGAATATAACATATTGGTTTACTTTTCTCCGAGATtaaacttttcaaaatcaaatagcTATATATTCTATCTAAAGAACAAAAAGAATTGATTTCCACAGTGCTTAACTTGAATTAAAAAGGATAAGTCCTTTGACATTTACCTATGATCCAAATCTACATCCCACTCTTTATAAGATTTGACCATGCATTTTAAATTTCTAGTACTTAAAATATCCTGGTCCCCTTTTACTTTTTTATAGTTTGAtattaacaacataataaatCCTTGATGACTTTGGCACATGAAATATTAATCTTTTATCAAACAGCATGCCTTTTTTTGATATCATTACAGGAGCAAATTTAAGGCTTTGACTTCATAATCAAGTcatgacaaatttttaaattcaaaagtCAAATGGAATATTTCCCTCACAACATGAATATGccattaattgaaaaaaaaacaaaatattgaggAGCTATCTAAACAGAATTGGTCCTCTCTCATATTACAATATTCTAAGTAAATTTGAATAAGCCTAATTTTGGAATCTTTGCtgtattttacaaagaaaaaaaaaatggtaaaatgggatagcaaaaataaaaaaaagaaaagaaaggaagtTCTCAAAACTCTCGGTCAGTATCATTTTGATTAGTTGTTGTAACACACATGGATACATTTACAATAATGAACGCCATATTTTTCCCTCCAAGGATATTATCACAATGGAAATGTCATCATGGTATAGTCTTCTTTCCCCTTGTGGTATATCAAGCAACTCATGGAACTCaatacctacaaaacaacaatgaaatCAAACTTACAAAGATTGCTTTAACATATCAAGCACTGATACGAACATGGACACCAGACACAACTAATTGACACATCAACAGTAGTCAtagtttgaaaaaagaaaatatttgaatgtAACCACGTGTTTCGGTGTTGCGTCAGTATCAAACACTGACACGTGTCAGACACCAGACACGCCTTCAATCTAAAGTCTCATTGATACATATgttatatgtatgtattttcTCACAATACAAATGATCAATGTAGTTGCGCAACTATTTAAACAAATGTTAAAAGTAAGTGCTTTATACCAGCTTTTTTGGCTGCATGACTTAGTGCTTCTTCAGTGAGAAGTTGTGCAGGATTTTTATCTGGAAACATGGTGATGAATGACTCTACTTTAGCCATTGCTTCTTCATTGGTGAAGTATTGGTAAAGTCCATCAGAAGATAGTATAAGAAATTTGTCACTTGAGTTGAGCCTGTGATGATATAGTGAAGGGGAGCATGTGATATATGGAGATTCCCCTATGTAGTTAACTTTGAAAGTCTCTAACATTGCATCATTTTGCTTAGGCTGCAAAATAGACAAGAAGATTATGTTGTTAgcaaataattgaaaaacataGGAAAAATGAAGGAAACTAAACTAAGaatatattcaataataaaattcaataaaacagTTAAAAAGCAAGCATTTTTTTTGTCTGTAATGTAAGAAATTAAGTATATACTATCAAATTACATGCTTAAGGAACCCTGCTCCAAAAGCCCTTGTGACATTTAAGTAACCTTTCACTCGTCCTTTCGTTATTGCAGATGGATCATCCGGATGCTCCTGTCTGATTCTATAAACCTCCTAAGATTCAAGAAACAAGTATAAGGTATTTAACATGAACTTAACACAACAATTTTTTCATTGAGTAAATACTCAAATTAGTCTCTGAAATGTAGAACTGTATCAACTTAGTCCCCACGtcaacaatatttcaaaatagatCTGAAATCGCAAAATGTAAATCGAGTTCGTCATTTTGTATAGATTTATTATCATGCATCTCTGACATTATTTACTTATTATTGTTCAATTCATTCTTGAGTCCCGACATTATCAACTTAATATCATCACAATGTCCGCAAATATCAATGAAGGAATGAAcgtaaataatattttacaattttcaagtttattttAGAATTCGGATAACATGGAGGACTAAGTTGATACAGGTCTTCAttttcaatgataaaaaaaatttaggtaTTAACTCAATTTTAACAAGTTGCAAAAACTACCTCTTTCACATGAGTGCTATGATCCATTGTGAGCTGAAGAGGATTCCCGATCCGAGTAGCTAAAACGGCACGACTGTCACCAACATTCATCAAATAAACATCTTGACCTTTCATCAACATAACCAAAACACAAGATCCCATCATAGCCAAAACAGGATTATGAGCAATCATCTCATCAATTATCTTCAAAAATGCATTCTCAGTTTTCCTCATTGCCTCAGAAAGAGCTTCCAACACATCCGAGTGACTAAAATCTTCACTTTTCAcatttttactattttgattACATAGAAACCTTTTAAGCTCGTCATGaacaacataaaacatattATGAAGAAGATAATCAGTTGCATCAGGACCATTAAATCCATCATAAATTCCGACATAAACCCATCCATGATCTTCGCATATCACAATATGCATACGATCTTCACCGCCTTTTCCTTGAGCCATATGAAGATTCTCACACACCATTAACAAATTATCAGATCCACatccatcaccatcatcatccaAATAGTTATTATCATGCAATCTCAACTCATCACTCAAACTAGTACTACAACTCACTCTTGCATTTGCATTAGCATTAACattatcatttttcttaaaaaatgaacCTTTTCCAAAAGATACTGCATTAGAGAAAACCCTACCAAGAACCTTCTTCAAGCTGATCTTATTAGGCTTGTTCACCTTCATTTGTTCTAAACATTTCTCAATGGAATTAGAATTAAACACACGATCGAAAGGACTCGAAGATAACCCTTCTTCAATGGAAGTACACACAGAAGAGGTACGAGGATTATGCGGATTTTGGTATTGAGGATGCATCATTGTGGAAGTAAAGGAACCAAAGCTCTCAAAAGAAGCAGATGAATCCAAAACAGTGCTATGTTGAAGAGAGTCATCAAGGGAAATGGAAGGTGTTGATGAGGAGTTTGCACTCACGGTGGCGCCGGCCACTGACCGGAAAGTCATGAGGGTGGTATCATCGTCGTCAGAGAATGTATCGTTGGAGATTCGAGGTGGGTTCGGTCTTACATAGCTGATAGAGTTGCAAATAGCTTTGTCATGTTTCTTGGACAACAAGGTAAAGGTGTTTTGTAACCTGCCGGAGATATCTCCGGTGCCGGCAGAACAAAGGCACAAATTGCTGATTTTGTTACCCATTGGATAGTGCAATAATGCAATCAAAGTTGTTTTGAACTTTATGTGTAGTAATGTTGCTATCTTATTCAAAGTTCAAAAAtgaatagagttgactttttgCATAGGAGTTGACTATCACTTATTTTAGTAACtattgactattttatttttgtttggattattgaatttatatgaatttaatGAGGATTTCTTAAGGGGGAAGAAGAATCACGTGTACTCTTAAtatcaaaaatagaaatagcaataacttaattttaatacttttgaCTTTTGCTAAGGGGTAAGCATTAAAAACACTATGGGAGGAATTTACGAAGCCTAGTTATGTTTACCATCCTCTATTTCTTTAAACTGTAAATCAATTTGGGCAATGCAAACGGGTGCCCAaggaacaataaataataattaaataaatgatctcACTTAACTCATCTCAATTAAAGTATAATATAtgtcaactaattaaaaataataaaagctatattcaatacttttttaatattcaaaGGCACAACCATTATTATGCAGACGCGTCCTTTCCATTCCATCTGTTTACACAACCATATGACTTGCTATCTATTATCTCTCTGCCATCATCAGTATTATATTCTATTCTGCAGttatcattcaattttttttttacgctaTTTCTTTTATACGCTCAATTTATTGGAAGTTTGAATTTATTAAGTattattcaaacttttttttcttcttgtttttatatgttattgtttttacatcacgtagaaaaaaaaatcccttgAGTAAAATTTGCAGGAAAAAAAGTATTAAGAAATGAAGGCTGGATATAATGGAAATGATTTCCGAAATTGAAATCACAAAGGAAAAGAATGAGAAGCACGAGCGCGTGTGGTATTTAACTATGTAAAGGACAGAAAATTTGCAGTATTAAATACAactatttcttattttaattagttgacatattttacatttaattaagatgaattaagtgagattcatttatttaatgcatTTTAATTGTTCCTTATCCAGTGCCCGCACCTAATAAATTTTCACTatcaacaaataacaaataattacTATCGAACCTTGTGAAACCAAAATGGGCAACAAACTCTCCACAAAAATTTTAACGTTGTTGCATGCTAAGGTTGAATTCGAACTCAAGATCTTGATTAAGATAGAAGAGACTCGTGCCATCTCATTTAAACGCTCCTGAGTTTATACCTCTATTTAGTATATGACATTGTCGAAATTGTTAAATTTGACATTTTCATCCATATTCGAACTCAAAACATCgtaattttatttgagtttgaGCAGGTGTTTGTcacttcttataaaaaaaatgaggagTGGAGAGAGAAGGAGGTAAAGGcatgaaattatattaaaattagtCTCCTAGAAAATCATATATACTAATTTCGCATGGTGTTGCCGTGATCATCTCAAGTTGAATCTGCTATAGAAATATAGAAAATAGAGAGATTTCCTATATATTTTGTCAATTTGTGTATGCTATCaattctttttatatttctGTAAAGCTTGAACATAaaatttttctacattttgTCAAAGCAATTTATACTTTATATATAAAGGTGATGTCTAGTTTTGGTtggactttttttcttttaattttataatttattagacaattttatttataattttatcattcattacctaaacaaataattgatttctttctaaaataactgcataaattttgtaatttcgatTATACTTTAAGTATTTACCacttaattaaaaacaataatattggGTGATTAGATATAGTCATAGTAGTTTGTAAGATATATCTCAACCGAAAATGTTTGATATTGTTAAATTGCACACTTTCCTCCGATTTTAAGTGTGAATCTTACAGTTGTATATATAAGTTTCAGATGGTAACTGTCACTCCGTCTACAAAAAACAATATAGCCGTAGTATCCGGAGAGAAGTAAAATATAAGATGaggaaaaggaaaagaggaaaCAAAGAAGATGAAACAATTAAAGACTGTTTGCAGATGAACATGAACCATAAGATTCCTCAATTTCATGTAAACTACCAAAGACAAAACCGAGTTCAATTTTATGTTGTGAAATATAGAATCTATGTACTTGAATTTATTGGTAAATTGTATCTTTCAGCATGCCATTTTTATGTATGATGACAGGTTCGTGATCCATTTCTATTAGTAGAGATATAATTAAGGTGATCCTAGTTTATATTgtaatagttattttttgtttgacttAATTTGCAGAGGTAGTTATTAATTCAATGGTAGGCCTTATGATTTTTTAAAGGAAGTATGtcattaatatattaatatttgtacatgtttaatttttagggttaaatatgtttttggttcctataaatatacaaacttttcgttttagtccctctaaaattttctttcaagttttagtccctataaaattttcaatcactacttttggtccctatttttaagtaaacttttgtattttttaatgaaattatgcagaaatgtatgaaatattgtaaaaatcactaaaaaaaaaattagaattttttaacaaaacatgaattaaatatgaattttttatctccaaacatataaaaattcatatttaattcatgttttggtaaaaaattctaattttttttggagagatacttataatattatacatttttctgcaaaattttatttaaaaatatgaattctacatatgaggtTACTTTAAACGGGAGACCAAaagtaaagattgaaaattttatagggactaaaacttgaagaaaatttttaaaggaactaaaacgaaaagttagtatatttatagggaccaaaaatatatttaaccctaatttt containing:
- the LOC11408575 gene encoding probable protein phosphatase 2C 4; protein product: MGNKISNLCLCSAGTGDISGRLQNTFTLLSKKHDKAICNSISYVRPNPPRISNDTFSDDDDTTLMTFRSVAGATVSANSSSTPSISLDDSLQHSTVLDSSASFESFGSFTSTMMHPQYQNPHNPRTSSVCTSIEEGLSSSPFDRVFNSNSIEKCLEQMKVNKPNKISLKKVLGRVFSNAVSFGKGSFFKKNDNVNANANARVSCSTSLSDELRLHDNNYLDDDGDGCGSDNLLMVCENLHMAQGKGGEDRMHIVICEDHGWVYVGIYDGFNGPDATDYLLHNMFYVVHDELKRFLCNQNSKNVKSEDFSHSDVLEALSEAMRKTENAFLKIIDEMIAHNPVLAMMGSCVLVMLMKGQDVYLMNVGDSRAVLATRIGNPLQLTMDHSTHVKEEVYRIRQEHPDDPSAITKGRVKGYLNVTRAFGAGFLKHPKQNDAMLETFKVNYIGESPYITCSPSLYHHRLNSSDKFLILSSDGLYQYFTNEEAMAKVESFITMFPDKNPAQLLTEEALSHAAKKAGIEFHELLDIPQGERRLYHDDISIVIISLEGKIWRSLL